Part of the Gallalistipes aquisgranensis genome, TTCAGTGTTGTTTGTGGGGTTCCACGCGCGACAGTCCGATAAATACGGCCGAGAGCATCGTGAATACATAAGCTTGAATGTAGGCGACCAATAACTCCAGGCAATTCATAAAAATACTCATCAGTACCGATACTACGGTCATGGACGTATTGATAACGGGTCCCATCGCGACCGTGACGAATATCATACAGGTCAGTCCCAATATGATGGCATGTCCCGCCATCATATTGGCAAACAGACGGATGATAAGGGCGAACGGTTTGGTGAATACTCCGAAAAGTTCGATGGCAGGCATGAGGGGCAGTGGCACTTTCAGCCATGTCGGAACATCCGGCCAGAAAACCTCTTTCCAATACTCTTTGGTTCCCCAAATATTGACGGCAAGGAACGTGCAGACACCCAGTACGATAGTGATTGCGATATTGCCCGTCGTGGAGGCTCCTCCCGGGAAGATCGGAATAAGTCCCATCAGGTTGTTGACCAGAATGAAGAAGAACGCGGTCAGCAGATAGGGCGCATAGCGTTCGTAACCCTTTCCGATACACGGTTTTATCAGTCCGTCGTTGATCTCCATGACGAACATCTCCACCGCTCCGACAAATCCTTTCGGAACGGCTTTGGGACGTTTCCTGTACCACCGGGCGACACATAGTACGATACAGACCAGTATCGTGCTGTTGATCAGCAGGGCCAGTGCGTTTTTCGTGAGGGAGAGATCGACGGGACGCACCGCTTCTCCCCGGGCGTTGTACTCCACGATCTTTCCTGCGTATTTTCCGTCTTGGGCGATGCTGAATCCTTCGTAACTGCCGTTACCGTGATAGAGATGCGACGAAGAGAACAAATGCCACTTGCCGTTTTCTCCCCGTACGATCACAGGCAGCGGAATGGAAATATGGGTATCTCCCCAGGTCGTGACGTGCCATTCGTAGGAGTCTCCTATATGGGAAAAGATCGTCTCTTTCACATCGAACTGTTCCTGCGGAGTCACTTCCACCGGTTGCTCTTCGGCCCGGGCCGTATAGGCGGCTGTCAATACCAGAACAAAGCACAATATGTTATACAATGATCTCATCTGTCAATACCCTTGTTTACCAATTTTTCGAAACGGTAGAAAAAGTAGGTCTCAATGAATAGATAGAGGAAGTAAAAACCGATGGTCGTAATGCCAAAAAGCAGTTTGCGTTCCCCGATGATCCAGTCGTAAAGCAGGATGCTCCCGATAGTGACCAGCAGTTTTACAGCCCGCATCGTCATATAAATGTGGACGATCTTTTCCGGTCTGTCCTTGCTGTGGCGGAACATGATCGAGGACATGACGATTCCCAACACCGTGAAATAGACGGGTATCGAAGGATACCACGCAAAGTAGTAATCCGGGAAGCCGTAATGCAGTACGCATCCCACGATCGCCCCTACCAACAGGTTGGTCGCCAGGATTAGCACTATCGCCCTTTTCCTCAATCGTTGCACCGCATTCATGACTGCTATTCGTTAGATTCTATGCAGACCGTTATCGTATCGTCTCTGATCTCTGCAAATCCGCCCTGAATGTCCAGTTTTTCCTCTTTGTCTGCATTTCTGTAACGGATTTCTCCCGGAGCGAGAGCCGAGATCAGCGGGGCATGATGCGGCCATACGGTGAACGAACCCACCACACCCGGCAGTCTTACGCTGTCGGTATCCCCTCTGAAAAGAGTCTTTTCCGGCGACAGGATCTCCAGTTTCATCACTTATCTTTAGCCTGTTCCAACATTTTTTCACCTTTCTCGATAGCCTGTTCGATGGTTCCTACATTCAGGAACGCCTGTTCCGGCAGGTAATCCACTTCTCCGTCGAGAATCATCTTGAAGCCTTTGATCGTATCTTCGATCGGGACCATCA contains:
- the atpB gene encoding F0F1 ATP synthase subunit A, with amino-acid sequence MRSLYNILCFVLVLTAAYTARAEEQPVEVTPQEQFDVKETIFSHIGDSYEWHVTTWGDTHISIPLPVIVRGENGKWHLFSSSHLYHGNGSYEGFSIAQDGKYAGKIVEYNARGEAVRPVDLSLTKNALALLINSTILVCIVLCVARWYRKRPKAVPKGFVGAVEMFVMEINDGLIKPCIGKGYERYAPYLLTAFFFILVNNLMGLIPIFPGGASTTGNIAITIVLGVCTFLAVNIWGTKEYWKEVFWPDVPTWLKVPLPLMPAIELFGVFTKPFALIIRLFANMMAGHAIILGLTCMIFVTVAMGPVINTSMTVVSVLMSIFMNCLELLVAYIQAYVFTMLSAVFIGLSRVEPHKQH
- the atpC gene encoding ATP synthase F1 subunit epsilon, with protein sequence MKLEILSPEKTLFRGDTDSVRLPGVVGSFTVWPHHAPLISALAPGEIRYRNADKEEKLDIQGGFAEIRDDTITVCIESNE